In Apostichopus japonicus isolate 1M-3 chromosome 5, ASM3797524v1, whole genome shotgun sequence, a single window of DNA contains:
- the LOC139967727 gene encoding uracil-DNA glycosylase-like — translation MLGQSKLSAFFSPKANCKRTISSITTCTTSKNSANGDCDEDQENLPPKMPKTSHETQPQSLSPEQIQRMQAKKDAALQRLAAKNTTGIPEGINSSWAKALSNEFSKPYFLKLQDFVSKERQSYTIFPPPHQVYTWTQMCDIRDVKVVILGQDPYHNVRQAHGLCFSVPQGIQPPPSLQNMYKELAKDIKGFEHPGHGNLTGWAKQGVLLLNAVLTVRAHTPNSHKDKGWEKFTDAVINWLNKNQEKIVFMLWGSYAQKKGAIINTKRHCVLKSTHPSPLSAYRGFLGCGHFSKANEYLQKSEKKPIDWSSLND, via the exons GCAAGAACAGTGCAAATGGCGACTGTGACGAAGACCAAGAG AACTTGCCACCAAAGATGCCGaagacttcacatgaaactcaACCACAGTCTCTCAGTCCAGAGCAAATCCAGCGTATGCAGGCCAAGAAAGATGCAGCTCTCCAGAGACTCGCTGCCAAGAACACAACTGGTATTCCTGAAGGAATCAACTCATCGTGGGCTAAGGCTCTTTCTAATGAATTCAGCAAGCCATATTTCCTTAAG CTTCAAGACTTTGTGTCCAAGGAGAGACAGTCATACACTATTTTCCCTCCGCCTCACCAAGTCTACACATGGACACAGATGTGTGACATTCGAGAT GTGAAAGTTGTTATCTTGGGTCAAGATCCATATCATAATGTCAGACAGGCTCATG GACTATGCTTTAGTGTTCCACAAGGGATACAGCCACCCCCAAG CCTGCAAAACATGTACAAAGAACTTGCGAAAGATATTAAAGGCTTTGAACATCCAGGACATGGTAACTTGACTGGTTGGGCCAAACAAG GTGTACTCTTGTTGAATGCTGTACTCACTGTGCGTGCGCACACACCGAATTCTCACAAAGACAAAGGGTGGGAAAAATTCACAGATGCCGTGATCAATTGGTTGAACAAAAATCAGGAAAAAATCGTCTTCATGCTTTGGGGTTCTTACGCCCAAAAGAAGGGCGCTATCATAAATACA AAACGTCATTGCGTTTTGAAGTCGACCCATCCATCTCCCTTGTCTGCTTATCGTGGATTTCTTGGCTGTGGGCACTTTTCAAAGGCTAATGAATATTTACAGAAATCTGAAAAGAAGCCCATTGATTGGTCCAGCTTAAATGACTGA